The Halobacteriovoraceae bacterium genomic interval ATATTAAATATAAATAATACTATATTAATAATCTCAATAGGAGGAATAATGGATATAATTACTAGGATACTAAGGATGAATTTTATATATATTGTATCATTAGCAATGGTTTTTGCTTTTAATCCAAAACTTAGTGCTTATGACACAGCTGAAAATGAAGAGGTAAGATTAAGTAATTCAGAATTGAAAATCGAATTAGAAAAGGCGATTAATAAACTTAATGGTAAACTCAGTCTACTTAGAAAAGATGATCATGAAAAAAGAGCTATCGTTAAAAGACAATTTTTAGAAAATTTAACTGATCTCCAATCTAAAGGGTTAACAGGAGAAGATGTATATACTGTTGCCTATGAGACCGTGACTGATCCAGCCTTGAAATTGGAACTTGAAGCTCAATTGAATTCATTAGAACTTGGAAAAATTTCTATTGCTCAGGCCACTCAAAATCTTTCAAGAGCTTTTGCCGAAGAGATAAATAAGGCCCCAGCTTGGTCTTCAAGGGCAGGATCCTTCGAAGAAGTATTAATAATCGTAGGGGCCGCTCTCTTATTAATTGGATTAGTTGCACTTGTAAATACAGGAGGTAGCGGACACTATTATGATGATAGATTTCCGGATGGGACTCCTTGTTATTATGGAGAGTATTATTATGATTCATATTATAATATACGAGTCAATTGCGGAGACCGGATTTACGCTTATTAAGATCTTCATTTCGACCTAATTAAGAGGAGTAGATACCTCCTCTTAATTTCTCTAGGAAAATATTTTACTTTGGCAGGGATACTTCACTCATGTGAAAATAATAACATCAAGTTTATTTGGAGAAGTTATGCTAGATAAAGAGATGTTAGATGAGTTTGTTGCTGAAATGACAGAGATTAACCGAGAGATGTCTATCAAAATTTCAAAATTGATTGAAACTAAAATGGAAAGTACGACCGACTTTGAGTCTCTAGGTCAAATGGTAGATCGAATCTATGGCACAGCGGCGACACTTGGTTTTAAACATATAGCTGAGTATACTCTGGCCCTTAAAGAAATAGCTTATATGGCCTCAGACAGTAATAATGAAACAGGTAAGAAAAAAACTATAAAAATGTTTATTACTTATATGGATTTAAGTAAGAGAATTTGCGAAGTCATCTATGATGAAAAAAACTTAGCTGAATTAACTTTTATGATTAAACAAGAAGTATCTCGTGCTGAATTGCTTAACCGCAAAGAATTTTACTCAGTAAAAAAGAAAAGTTGTTAACTTAACTCGGATAATAATTCTTGTTCTTCCATTAATTCAAGTAGAACATTCTCTGTCTGATCACGCATCGAAGTAAGATTGGCCAGCTCTTCAGATTTTTCTAGATTGAGACTCGTGTAATCAAAGTTAGAGATTGATTCTTCTAAAGTAGTTAACTTTTTTTCTAACTGTTCTATTTGTTTAGGGAGTTCTTCAATTCTTTTCTTTTGGGCGTATGAGAGTTTTACTTTTTTTAAAGATTTGTCTTGAATAATTTTTGGGACCTCTACATTATCCGTAAGTTCTTTTTCTGCCTTTAAAGCTTCTAAATAGGGGAGAACTTGTGTTAGTCCACTACTAAAAAAATCAACCGACTGATCATGAATATTGAAAATCTGGGTTGTCACATTTTCTAGGAAGCTCCTATCATGACAAATTAAAATAATCGTACCTTGAAAATTTACTAATGTATCTTCTAGAACCTCAATTGTTTCAATATCTAAGTCATTTGTTGGTTCATCAAAAATCCAAATATCTCCTGGCATAGTTAAATTCTTGGCCAGCTGTAGTCGTGCGATTTCACCACCTGAAAATGTTTCACATTTTCGGTTTACCATATCTTGGTTAAACCCAAAATTTTGAAGATAACTATTAATATGGGTTGAACGCCCATTCTCAAAAGTAATAAACTCTCTACCTTGGCCGACAATTTCAAGAGGTGTTTTTTGTTGATCAATGTCTTCTTTACGTTGAGAAAAATAACAAATTTTCAAATGGTCTGAAATTTTTAAATCACCATTTGTTGGACAAATTTCTCCACTAATAATTTTTGCAAGAGTTGATTTTCCGACACCATTATCACCTAGAAGACCGATCTTTTCTCCTCTATAGATTTCAAAATCAAATGGGTGAAACAGATTTTTTTCTCCAAAGGACATTTCTATATTTTTACCAGAAATTAATAATTTGTTTTTCTGATGAGATTTATTAATATCAAGCTCTAATCCTTTTTTAGCTTGGTTCTTCAAGTCTTGTACTTTAGAGGATAAATTATCAAAATTCTCAACACGTTTTTTACTTCGGGTGCCTCTGGCCTTAATTCCTTGTCGCATCCACTCAGTTTCTCTTCGAAGAGTATTTTTTAGTTTTACAAGTTTCTTTAATCTTTCTTCCTCTTTAACACCTATAAACTCTAAATAATCAGCATAATTGCCATTGTATTCTTCAATTTGACCGTTTTGAATATTTAAAATTTTTGTACAAACTTTTGAAAGGAGATATCTATCATGAGAAATAATTAAAATTGTTTTCTTAGTTCTAATGAGCTCATCTTCTAGTAGCTCAATGGTTTGAATATCAAGATGGTTTGTAGGTTCGTCCCATAATATTAAATTGCTTTGACTTGTGAGACCCAGTGACAATTGTATTTTTTTTTGTTCTCCACCAGACAAATTTTCAGTTGTCATTGTAAGATCATTGAAACCAAAATATTTAAGATATGATTCATACTCTGTTTGTCTCTCCCAAATTCTGAGATTTTCAATCTGTGAAAGAGTCTTTTCTGAGTGAGAGTAATGATAATCTTCTACAAGTAATTTTTGTTCTGGATATGAATACCAAAAATAGTCAGATATGCTAACTGGAGTGAGGGGATTGTTAAAGCTTTGTTCAATCAAACAAACTGAAAATTCTAATTCCCTTCCCTGATTTGAACTAGCTTGAGAAAAAACAAAAGAACTATTTTCAATATCTGGACAAACTTTTTTGGATATTATTTTTAAGAGAGAAGATTTTCCACAGCCATTTGGCCCAATAAGTCCAATTTTCTCTCCATGCTCAATTTTAAAATGAGCGGAGTCAAAGATTCTTTTATGGCCATAGGTTAATGTAAGGTTTTTTAAGGAACATATAATCGACATGGCCAAAAGTAATCGGCCTGACGGATAAAGTCAATAAAAGTTTTAAATCAAATTACTTTTGTTTACAAAGAAGACTGAGCTATTATACTTGATAATAAAGGACTTCTACATGGATGCAAGGATGTTTCGATACTTATTAGTTTTTCTTATTTCAGTTTCACCACTTACAGGGATGGCCCAATATTCACTAAGAGAATGTGCAAAGTTGTTTAAAGGAATTATAAGACCTTCAGATCCTGTATCTAGTATTTATGAAGATGATTTTAACAAATTAATTTCAAATCCTGATCGGGGCCAAAAAGGTGTCATCGCAATTTTTACAGATACAACGATTAATTACACAAGTGGTGTAACTAATGCTCAAATGCATACCAAAAAAGAGCTTGAGAAAAAAGGTTACAGAGTTGATATTATTCATCCACATTTTTTTAAAACCGCAAAATTACCTTTTTATTCTCAAATTGAATTTGCGATTAGGCCTGGACAGTCAAAAAAAATTGGTCAATACCTGGATGAAGTGAATCCTGATTATATTCATATATTGACCGAAGGCCCTGTGGGAATAGCTGCGACTTTTGAGTCAAGAAAGAGAAAAATGAGATATTCTTCAAGTTTTTTAACTTTATTTCCGGAAGTAATCCAAAAGTTATTAGGTGTTAGAAGAGATATGGTATGGAAGATTCTCAAGACATTTGTACACGATCACTCTGCTTCTGTTTTGACTTTATCTAAGGCCGCTCAACAGAAGTTAAATGATAATGGAATTAAAAATACTAAAATTTGGGGAAGAGGAATTGATTTTGAAAAACTAAAATATAACCCAAATGCAAGAAATGAAATTAGAAATAAACGCGGACCCGTCTTTGATAAATTATCAGATCATGCTTTGAGATTACTTAATCCACCTGTTTATGTTTATTTGGGAAGAATTTCTAAAGAAAAAGGATTGGAGAATTTTTTGAATGCAAAAGTCGATGGAGCAAAACTTGTCATTGGAGATGGCCCCTTGCTTGAAACTCTTAAAAAGGAATACCCTAGGGCCATTTTTACAGGGGAAGTTTCGCATAAAGAAATATCAGATTTTTTATCAGCTTCAGACGTATTTGTATTTCCCTCCAAGCATGATGTGTTAGGTACAGTAATTATTGAAGCACAAGCATTTGGACTTCCTGTCGTGGCCTACAATCTAAATGGGCCTAAGGATTTTATTGAACATGAAGTTAATGGTTTATTAGGACCAAATTTGGAAAAAAATATGAAACTTGCTTATAAGTATATACAAGATGGAGTATTCAATAGAGATGAAATTATGCAAGCTTCAAGAGCTTACACATGGGAGAGGGCCACTGAAATGTTTATAAATGGACTTGTAAGTACAAGACCATAGAAAACATGTAAAATTTGGTATACTTATTATTTTCCATTTTGCTGATTTTAATAATGTGAAATTTACAAATGAATATTTTTACTCTTATTTCTCAATAGAGTTTAACTCTTCAGTTCAATACTAAAATTTTTTATGATTATATAAAAATTTTCAGTAACAATTAATTAAAACGTTTGAACTTTGAAGTTGTTACAAAATAACTAGAGGATCCAT includes:
- a CDS encoding ABC-F family ATP-binding cassette domain-containing protein; this encodes MSIICSLKNLTLTYGHKRIFDSAHFKIEHGEKIGLIGPNGCGKSSLLKIISKKVCPDIENSSFVFSQASSNQGRELEFSVCLIEQSFNNPLTPVSISDYFWYSYPEQKLLVEDYHYSHSEKTLSQIENLRIWERQTEYESYLKYFGFNDLTMTTENLSGGEQKKIQLSLGLTSQSNLILWDEPTNHLDIQTIELLEDELIRTKKTILIISHDRYLLSKVCTKILNIQNGQIEEYNGNYADYLEFIGVKEEERLKKLVKLKNTLRRETEWMRQGIKARGTRSKKRVENFDNLSSKVQDLKNQAKKGLELDINKSHQKNKLLISGKNIEMSFGEKNLFHPFDFEIYRGEKIGLLGDNGVGKSTLAKIISGEICPTNGDLKISDHLKICYFSQRKEDIDQQKTPLEIVGQGREFITFENGRSTHINSYLQNFGFNQDMVNRKCETFSGGEIARLQLAKNLTMPGDIWIFDEPTNDLDIETIEVLEDTLVNFQGTIILICHDRSFLENVTTQIFNIHDQSVDFFSSGLTQVLPYLEALKAEKELTDNVEVPKIIQDKSLKKVKLSYAQKKRIEELPKQIEQLEKKLTTLEESISNFDYTSLNLEKSEELANLTSMRDQTENVLLELMEEQELLSELS
- a CDS encoding glycosyltransferase, with the translated sequence MFRYLLVFLISVSPLTGMAQYSLRECAKLFKGIIRPSDPVSSIYEDDFNKLISNPDRGQKGVIAIFTDTTINYTSGVTNAQMHTKKELEKKGYRVDIIHPHFFKTAKLPFYSQIEFAIRPGQSKKIGQYLDEVNPDYIHILTEGPVGIAATFESRKRKMRYSSSFLTLFPEVIQKLLGVRRDMVWKILKTFVHDHSASVLTLSKAAQQKLNDNGIKNTKIWGRGIDFEKLKYNPNARNEIRNKRGPVFDKLSDHALRLLNPPVYVYLGRISKEKGLENFLNAKVDGAKLVIGDGPLLETLKKEYPRAIFTGEVSHKEISDFLSASDVFVFPSKHDVLGTVIIEAQAFGLPVVAYNLNGPKDFIEHEVNGLLGPNLEKNMKLAYKYIQDGVFNRDEIMQASRAYTWERATEMFINGLVSTRP